In the Maribacter sp. MJ134 genome, one interval contains:
- a CDS encoding DUF4136 domain-containing protein has translation MKYFSYLLLLLFFSSCGAIQVDYDYDRNTDFSSYTTYNYFSDLQTGLNQLDEKRLMRAMDITLQSKGLMFSEEADIFINIKSTVFRAQAGNSVGVGLGGGGNVGGGVSIGIPVGGPKLNRELQIDFVDAKKDILIWQAISESPFKEGSTPVEKEQKMQELVAKIFDKYPPKSRK, from the coding sequence ATGAAATATTTCAGTTACCTACTACTGCTTTTATTTTTCTCCTCTTGTGGTGCCATACAAGTGGATTACGATTATGACCGTAATACGGATTTTTCCTCGTACACTACATATAATTATTTCTCCGACTTACAAACAGGACTAAATCAACTGGATGAAAAACGTTTAATGAGGGCCATGGATATTACTTTACAATCCAAAGGGTTAATGTTCTCGGAAGAGGCGGATATTTTTATTAATATAAAAAGTACTGTGTTTAGAGCACAGGCAGGTAATTCCGTAGGTGTTGGCCTAGGTGGTGGTGGTAATGTTGGCGGAGGAGTATCTATAGGCATACCCGTTGGTGGTCCAAAACTTAATCGTGAACTACAAATAGATTTTGTAGATGCAAAGAAAGATATCCTGATTTGGCAGGCCATAAGTGAGAGTCCTTTTAAGGAAGGCAGTACTCCAGTGGAAAAAGAACAAAAAATGCAGGAACTTGTTGCTAAAATATTCGATAAATATCCTCCCAAATCTCGTAAATAG
- a CDS encoding transglutaminase domain-containing protein: MKLVYLFILTGLYNSYGQRSDFLEIDFKKADSVALSHKGTSLKNLPLLTYKLTGNFTTDVEKFRAIYTWVCTNIENDYTAYLRTSNKRKKLSDDREGFLKWNHSFTPKVFEKLLTTKKTACTGYAYLIKEMANLAGLKSEIVDGHGRTATLRLQEESSANHSWNTILLQNKWYVCDATWSAGLIVVEEDGPRFKSQYTDGYFLAEPQLFIKNHYPLEAKWSLLEKVPSYTEFITGPVVYKQAFSNNIIPIAPQQMYLETVKNKSVSFELTTPKLVNEKELNLLLVHNGATTKIEPEITNNDTGHTLKHRFERAGSFDVHVQYKDAIVATYVVKVRRK, encoded by the coding sequence ATGAAATTAGTCTACCTTTTTATTCTAACGGGATTGTATAATTCTTATGGGCAACGATCGGATTTTTTAGAAATAGACTTTAAAAAAGCCGATAGTGTTGCGCTATCCCATAAAGGTACATCACTTAAAAATTTACCGCTGCTTACCTATAAGCTTACAGGTAATTTTACCACGGATGTGGAGAAATTTAGGGCCATTTATACTTGGGTCTGCACCAATATTGAAAATGACTACACTGCTTATTTAAGAACAAGTAACAAACGTAAAAAACTATCCGATGACAGGGAGGGGTTTTTAAAATGGAATCATTCTTTTACACCAAAAGTGTTTGAAAAATTATTGACAACCAAAAAGACCGCCTGCACGGGGTATGCCTATCTTATTAAGGAAATGGCCAACTTGGCGGGGCTTAAAAGTGAAATCGTAGATGGCCACGGACGTACGGCCACCTTAAGACTGCAGGAAGAAAGTAGTGCCAACCATTCTTGGAACACCATTTTATTACAGAATAAATGGTATGTGTGCGATGCCACATGGTCCGCAGGTCTTATCGTCGTAGAGGAAGATGGCCCTAGATTCAAAAGTCAATATACGGATGGATACTTCTTGGCCGAACCACAATTATTCATAAAAAATCATTATCCCTTAGAAGCCAAATGGTCCTTACTTGAGAAGGTTCCCAGTTATACTGAATTCATAACAGGACCTGTGGTCTATAAACAGGCCTTTTCTAACAATATCATCCCGATAGCGCCGCAACAAATGTATTTAGAAACGGTTAAAAACAAGAGTGTTTCATTTGAACTGACCACTCCTAAGTTGGTCAATGAGAAGGAGCTAAACCTGCTACTGGTCCATAATGGGGCAACAACCAAAATAGAACCAGAAATAACAAATAATGATACAGGGCACACTTTAAAACACCGCTTTGAAAGAGCAGGAAGCTTTGATGTTCACGTGCAATATAAAGATGCTATAGTAGCTACCTATGTAGTTAAAGTAAGGCGGAAATGA
- a CDS encoding LytR/AlgR family response regulator transcription factor, with product MSNTIKAVLVEDSRLARNELKELIKKHEQITIIGEAENVDDGYKLIQESRPDLLFLDINMPEKDGFELLEMLDEVPITIFTTAFDEYAIKSFEYNALDYLLKPINEKRFAQAIAKVEDKLDAEKEEALVPSERLTGNSQIFIKDGEKCWLVKVGDISHFEIVGNYTRVFFQEESPMLYKSLNQVEEKLPEKYFFRANRQQIINTNFITDVVPWFNGKLKLTMANSDEIEVSRRQSYLFKDKMSL from the coding sequence ATGAGTAATACCATTAAAGCGGTACTAGTAGAAGACTCTCGCTTGGCACGCAATGAGCTCAAAGAACTCATTAAAAAGCATGAACAGATAACGATTATAGGTGAGGCGGAAAATGTAGACGATGGTTACAAATTAATTCAGGAGAGCCGCCCAGATTTACTTTTTTTGGATATTAATATGCCAGAGAAAGACGGATTTGAATTACTGGAAATGCTAGATGAAGTGCCAATAACCATTTTTACCACTGCTTTTGACGAATACGCCATAAAATCTTTTGAGTATAATGCACTGGACTATTTGCTGAAGCCCATCAACGAAAAACGTTTTGCTCAGGCGATAGCCAAAGTAGAGGACAAGCTTGATGCCGAAAAGGAAGAAGCTCTAGTCCCTAGCGAACGCCTTACGGGAAACAGTCAAATATTCATTAAGGATGGTGAAAAGTGCTGGTTGGTGAAAGTAGGGGATATTTCTCATTTTGAAATCGTGGGAAATTATACCAGGGTATTTTTTCAAGAGGAGAGTCCAATGCTTTACAAATCTTTAAATCAGGTGGAGGAGAAACTACCGGAAAAGTATTTTTTTAGAGCCAACCGCCAACAAATAATAAATACCAATTTTATAACGGATGTAGTCCCCTGGTTCAATGGTAAACTAAAATTGACCATGGCCAATTCGGACGAGATAGAAGTATCTAGAAGACAATCGTATTTGTTCAAGGACAAAATGAGTCTTTAA
- a CDS encoding sensor histidine kinase, protein MSSFIKRHRWHFYFWAVQFLGWGGLVFIAYAFTPDMDGYKASKLFYYGLASTFLIGVLTTSLLRSFLKKVLNFDAFDSKQLLKILAGIGVAAFLYFGLSYGFGHFVGKFSEEHVKVPEMYKDFGIGLLLINSLITIMGWTIFYMSVKIAAKLNANRLERAELNSTLKQAQLNTLKGQINPHFMFNSLNNIRGLMLEDVEKSRDMLTKLSEMLRYSLTKNNMNAISLEEELEMVDNYIALSKIQFEDRLDFIKEIDENTLGFQIPPMIIQLLIENATKHGISNLKSGGTIKLIAEKTENLLSIQVSNTGKLMIAHNSTQLGLKNIKQRLRLLYGAKASFMLKEVNGEVVATIKIPLS, encoded by the coding sequence ATGAGTTCATTTATAAAGAGACACAGATGGCATTTCTACTTCTGGGCCGTACAGTTTTTAGGCTGGGGCGGACTGGTTTTTATTGCCTATGCCTTTACTCCCGATATGGATGGGTATAAGGCGAGTAAGTTGTTCTACTATGGGCTAGCATCTACGTTCTTAATAGGTGTTCTCACGACTAGTTTATTACGTTCTTTCCTAAAGAAAGTCTTAAATTTCGATGCTTTTGATTCTAAACAGCTTCTAAAAATTCTGGCTGGTATTGGTGTGGCGGCATTCTTATATTTTGGCCTTTCCTACGGTTTTGGTCATTTTGTAGGGAAGTTTTCGGAGGAGCACGTAAAAGTTCCGGAGATGTATAAGGATTTTGGAATTGGGCTGTTATTGATCAATTCCCTAATCACCATAATGGGGTGGACCATTTTTTACATGTCCGTTAAAATTGCGGCAAAACTCAATGCAAATCGCTTGGAACGTGCTGAACTTAACAGTACCCTAAAACAAGCACAGTTAAATACGTTAAAGGGACAGATAAACCCCCATTTTATGTTCAATAGTCTCAACAATATAAGGGGTCTTATGCTAGAGGACGTAGAAAAATCTAGGGATATGCTAACCAAGCTATCAGAAATGCTTCGCTATTCATTGACAAAAAATAATATGAATGCCATCTCACTAGAGGAAGAGCTAGAGATGGTAGATAATTACATAGCTCTTTCTAAAATTCAGTTTGAAGACCGTTTGGATTTTATAAAGGAAATCGATGAGAACACCCTAGGTTTTCAGATACCTCCAATGATCATTCAGCTGCTCATTGAGAATGCCACAAAACACGGAATTTCTAACCTTAAATCTGGTGGCACGATAAAGCTGATAGCGGAAAAAACAGAAAACCTACTCTCTATACAGGTAAGTAATACGGGTAAACTCATGATAGCTCATAATTCTACCCAGTTAGGACTAAAGAATATTAAGCAACGTTTGCGTTTACTTTATGGCGCAAAGGCTTCTTTTATGCTTAAAGAGGTTAACGGGGAAGTAGTGGCAACCATTAAAATACCCTTGTCATGA
- a CDS encoding MG2 domain-containing protein codes for MKTLIATFSVILFSQLLPAQEPNLSYEQMWAKVHKLEREVLTKSALEIVETINAKAKKEEQHSQVIKSLLFKAKYGLILEEDAKLKTITNLKVEISKANFPVKNVLESYLANLYWQYYQQNRYQFYNRTATDTKIDSVDFRTWDLTTLFNEIGFRFEQSLANPKKLQKETLKDFKEILHEQEGSKTFRPSLFDVLAHTALDFYKTNENSITRPADKFEIRDPELLCEAYGFTQLNIPMDDRTSLQQRALGIYQQLLTFHFPNPRLDALVTVDVERLRFIHTNAVFEDKDEVYLSVLQQSAERLVQHEVSALYNHEIAQLLQHQGNTYNTSNEATQWKLKEAIAICDATIAKFPDSRGGQKCAALKSRILASELQLTSEKQLAVSKPSRLLVNYKNHKSLNLKAYAISQIQRKKLEELYPIKKQLAYIQDLKARASWTVQLKDEGDYQRHSIEIPLPALEAGQYVILATRADTDEKSNTEKSFAFSTLQVTDLAFTETKMPNQHIFQVVDRNTGKPKAGAEITLYYRKNYRGSVLRKSLVTDKNGFSAMDLNRSSISIETTKIEHGKETAFFEGTYINQKRRDTKKPQITYKAFVFKDRSIYRPGQALYFKGVLIENNDTVSKVASEEAVTVGLYDVNGQKVSEMDLQTNDFGSFTGEFILPNTGLTGMFYLEVYGVSGLVDQDFYFFVEEYKRPKFETSFKPVTETYRVNDSITVKGTANAFAGSTVSVAKVSYRVQRNVNYPQWYYWSRPYNYGEPQEIALGETTTDSDGSYEITFKALPDLSADKASLPTFSYYVTADVTDINGETRSTATTVQVGYHAMTASIMVDGPLNTSAKNQKINISTQNLNGQNVFAKGVLKMYKLKAPEYVLRDRPWPAPDYNYWGKKDFKTLYPHDSYSNEHDPKTWEKGKLVLETDFDTEKSTQITLKNLKKWNSGLYIIELETKDIFGQKVTAKTKTSVHNGKEKIRADNQLFHVKTDKPFYNVGDMAEITFYSNAKDSYVTVLVEKDKKLIRKEILRFEQGCKTITVPVTAEDVGGFIVRYHFTVFNSFRAGSVPISVPYPNTDLEIETLTFRDKLQPGTDETWSFKIKGPKGEKVTAELLTSMYDASLDQFRGHSWNFNPIARPYYYSDSYTNASQSFGTKSFRKYDANFLIDAVPDLSFDSFEWFGLDFRNPRYAQRNYLKRRQASLRNASYVDATIKKGYISGTVYDQDGQPLPGVNVVISGTTEGTQTDFDGNFSIKAAVGQELILTFIGQVTLRQKVGTDNFYVFYMQEDSAALEEVVVMGYGTQKRKSVTGAVAMEMAEDNMEMEVADALQGRAAGVNISSAAGAPGAGTKVKVRGESSQKTLSEKIDFSSIKIRKNPQETAFFFPQLRTDKDGTVSFSFTTPEALTRWNVQLLGYTKDLKTASTRLSAVTQKELMVLPNPPRFLREGDEITISSKISNLSDKYLSGSSQLELTDVITGKSVDSLLLNNRNTQDFQVDAKGNTQLSWTISIPKGLQGVQYKIVAKAGDFSDGEQNVLPVLTNRMLVTETLPMWVRSNQTKTFTLDKLKDNTSTTLSNHKLTLEMTSNPAWYAVQALPYLMEYPYECNEQTFSRYYANTLATHIANSNPRIEEVFQQWANTDALLSNLEKNQELKSLLIQETPWLRDAQSESQQKKRIGLLFNLNKMKSEQEIALRKLENNQMYSGAWPWFNGGRENRYITQHIITGLGHLRHLSVAADDKELRMIKKAVRYLDNAFVEEYRQMKKYATDLSKDHLNDTQIQYLYMRSFFEDIKTSKQVDEISTYYLGQSRKYWTKRNLYTKGMLALVMQRNGDEKTATRILRSLKENSIVSDELGMYWKENTSSWYWYQAPIETQALLIEAFSEIDGDLTTIDNLKIWLLKNKQTNQWKTTKATTEAVYALLLKGSDWLSVTEAVSVLVGEEKIAPSKLENVKIEAGTGYYKTSWAGSEVESKMAEVQIAKKGEGIAWGALYWQYFEELDKITSADTPLQLKKKLFLKKNTGTGETISEITKSTELKVGDLVRVRIELKSDRNMEFLHMKDMRAAGFEPINVLSQYKWQDGLGYYESTKDASTNFFFDYLPKGVYVFEYDVRVNNSGDFSNGITSIQSMYAPEFSSHSEGVRVKVTNE; via the coding sequence TCTAAGGCCAATTTCCCTGTTAAGAATGTGCTGGAAAGCTATTTGGCCAATTTATACTGGCAGTACTACCAACAAAATCGCTATCAATTTTATAACAGAACCGCTACCGATACCAAAATAGATAGTGTAGACTTCAGAACTTGGGATTTGACCACACTTTTTAATGAAATCGGCTTCCGTTTTGAACAATCACTCGCTAATCCTAAAAAGCTCCAAAAGGAAACTCTAAAAGATTTTAAAGAAATACTACATGAACAGGAGGGCTCTAAAACCTTCAGACCAAGTCTTTTTGATGTATTGGCACATACGGCCCTTGATTTTTATAAGACCAACGAAAATAGCATCACCAGGCCAGCGGATAAATTTGAAATAAGGGACCCTGAATTACTATGCGAAGCTTACGGGTTTACACAGTTGAATATTCCCATGGATGACAGAACATCCTTACAACAAAGAGCGTTGGGAATATATCAACAATTGCTGACTTTCCATTTTCCCAATCCAAGACTAGATGCTCTGGTCACGGTCGACGTAGAACGTTTAAGGTTTATCCACACCAATGCCGTTTTTGAGGACAAGGACGAAGTGTATCTATCGGTATTGCAACAATCCGCAGAACGTTTGGTACAGCATGAAGTCTCTGCCTTGTACAACCATGAAATTGCTCAATTACTGCAACATCAAGGGAATACCTATAATACCAGTAACGAAGCAACACAATGGAAACTTAAGGAAGCCATAGCCATCTGCGATGCAACTATAGCAAAATTTCCCGATAGCCGAGGCGGACAAAAATGTGCCGCGCTTAAATCTAGAATACTGGCTTCAGAGCTACAATTAACTTCCGAAAAGCAGTTAGCGGTCAGTAAACCATCAAGGTTATTGGTAAACTATAAAAATCACAAGTCTTTAAACCTAAAAGCGTATGCAATCTCTCAAATCCAGCGAAAAAAATTGGAGGAACTATACCCTATAAAAAAGCAGTTGGCGTATATCCAAGACCTGAAAGCACGAGCTTCGTGGACCGTTCAACTAAAAGATGAAGGAGACTACCAAAGGCACAGTATAGAAATACCGCTTCCTGCACTAGAAGCCGGACAATATGTTATTCTGGCCACAAGAGCCGATACCGATGAGAAATCGAACACAGAAAAGAGTTTTGCCTTTAGTACACTACAGGTTACAGATTTGGCATTCACCGAAACCAAAATGCCAAACCAACATATCTTCCAAGTAGTGGACCGCAATACCGGCAAACCTAAGGCTGGGGCGGAAATTACCTTGTATTATCGAAAAAATTACCGTGGGTCCGTTCTCAGAAAGAGTTTAGTGACAGACAAAAATGGCTTTAGTGCAATGGATTTGAACAGGTCTAGCATTTCTATTGAAACAACAAAGATTGAACATGGTAAAGAGACCGCTTTTTTTGAAGGCACCTACATTAATCAAAAGAGAAGGGACACCAAAAAGCCCCAGATAACATATAAAGCATTCGTATTCAAAGACCGGAGTATCTACCGCCCTGGACAAGCCTTATATTTTAAGGGAGTACTTATAGAAAATAATGATACCGTATCCAAAGTTGCCAGCGAGGAAGCCGTTACCGTTGGCCTATATGATGTTAATGGTCAAAAAGTATCGGAAATGGATTTGCAAACCAACGATTTCGGTTCCTTTACAGGCGAATTTATACTTCCAAATACAGGTTTAACGGGCATGTTCTATTTAGAGGTTTATGGTGTCTCCGGATTGGTGGACCAAGATTTTTACTTTTTTGTTGAAGAGTATAAGCGCCCAAAATTTGAAACATCTTTTAAACCCGTAACAGAGACCTATCGCGTTAACGATAGCATTACCGTAAAGGGTACAGCGAATGCTTTTGCGGGAAGCACCGTTTCAGTAGCTAAGGTAAGCTACCGTGTTCAGCGCAATGTAAACTATCCTCAATGGTACTATTGGAGCAGGCCATATAACTATGGAGAACCGCAAGAAATAGCACTGGGCGAGACCACCACGGATAGCGATGGCAGTTATGAGATTACTTTTAAAGCACTGCCTGATCTGTCAGCGGATAAAGCCAGTCTACCCACATTTTCCTATTATGTTACCGCCGATGTTACCGACATCAACGGAGAAACTAGGAGTACGGCAACTACGGTACAAGTTGGGTATCATGCCATGACCGCTTCCATTATGGTAGATGGACCGTTGAACACCAGTGCTAAAAACCAAAAAATAAATATCAGTACGCAAAACCTTAACGGACAAAACGTATTTGCAAAAGGTGTTCTAAAAATGTACAAATTAAAGGCACCGGAGTACGTTTTACGGGATAGGCCATGGCCCGCACCCGATTACAACTACTGGGGCAAAAAGGATTTTAAAACACTTTATCCCCATGATTCCTATTCAAACGAACATGACCCTAAGACTTGGGAAAAAGGAAAATTGGTACTAGAGACTGATTTTGACACGGAAAAAAGTACACAGATAACACTGAAAAACCTAAAAAAATGGAACTCTGGTCTATACATTATAGAACTAGAAACAAAGGACATCTTTGGACAAAAGGTTACTGCAAAAACAAAGACCAGTGTCCATAACGGAAAAGAAAAAATACGCGCCGATAATCAGTTATTTCATGTCAAGACCGACAAACCTTTTTATAATGTTGGGGACATGGCAGAAATCACCTTTTACAGCAATGCGAAAGATTCGTATGTAACGGTATTGGTTGAAAAAGACAAAAAATTAATACGGAAGGAAATTCTTAGGTTTGAACAAGGCTGCAAAACAATCACCGTTCCCGTAACTGCGGAAGATGTGGGCGGTTTTATCGTAAGATACCATTTTACGGTATTTAATTCGTTCCGAGCAGGTAGTGTACCTATCAGCGTTCCCTATCCCAATACGGACCTAGAGATTGAGACCCTTACCTTTAGGGACAAACTACAACCGGGAACCGATGAAACATGGAGTTTCAAGATAAAAGGACCTAAAGGAGAAAAAGTTACCGCGGAACTACTCACAAGTATGTACGACGCCTCTCTAGATCAATTCAGGGGACATAGTTGGAACTTTAACCCCATTGCCAGACCTTATTACTATTCTGACTCTTATACGAACGCTAGCCAAAGTTTTGGAACGAAATCGTTCAGGAAGTACGATGCTAATTTTCTGATAGATGCCGTACCTGACCTAAGCTTTGATAGTTTTGAGTGGTTTGGTCTAGATTTCAGAAATCCACGGTATGCCCAACGCAACTATTTAAAAAGAAGACAAGCAAGCTTACGGAACGCTTCCTACGTTGATGCAACGATTAAAAAAGGATATATAAGCGGTACCGTATACGATCAGGATGGTCAACCGTTACCTGGTGTAAATGTAGTTATCTCGGGAACTACCGAGGGAACGCAAACCGATTTCGATGGTAACTTTTCCATCAAGGCCGCCGTGGGTCAAGAACTGATACTTACGTTCATAGGACAGGTAACGCTACGGCAGAAGGTTGGCACGGATAATTTTTATGTTTTTTACATGCAAGAGGACTCCGCAGCCCTTGAGGAGGTGGTTGTTATGGGGTATGGAACACAAAAAAGAAAATCCGTTACGGGAGCCGTTGCTATGGAAATGGCAGAAGATAATATGGAAATGGAGGTCGCAGATGCTCTTCAAGGAAGAGCGGCAGGTGTAAATATTTCTTCCGCTGCCGGTGCTCCCGGAGCAGGTACGAAAGTGAAAGTACGAGGAGAATCTTCTCAAAAAACGCTTTCTGAAAAAATAGATTTCAGCTCAATCAAAATCCGCAAAAACCCTCAAGAAACCGCTTTCTTTTTTCCACAGCTACGCACGGATAAAGACGGCACGGTAAGCTTCAGTTTTACGACTCCGGAGGCCTTAACGCGGTGGAACGTACAATTACTAGGGTATACCAAAGACTTGAAAACGGCAAGCACTAGACTTTCCGCTGTAACGCAAAAAGAATTGATGGTTTTACCCAACCCGCCACGCTTTTTACGTGAGGGTGATGAAATTACCATTAGTAGTAAAATTTCGAATCTATCCGATAAATACTTAAGTGGTTCCAGTCAGTTGGAATTAACGGACGTCATTACCGGAAAATCCGTAGACTCACTTCTATTGAATAACCGCAATACACAAGACTTTCAGGTTGATGCCAAGGGAAATACACAACTTTCATGGACCATCAGCATTCCTAAAGGACTGCAAGGCGTTCAATATAAAATCGTTGCCAAGGCCGGAGATTTTAGCGATGGTGAACAAAATGTATTACCCGTACTAACAAACCGTATGTTGGTGACGGAAACACTTCCCATGTGGGTGCGGAGCAATCAGACAAAAACCTTTACGTTGGACAAGTTGAAGGATAATACCTCAACTACCTTGAGCAACCATAAGTTAACTTTGGAAATGACCTCTAATCCGGCATGGTACGCCGTGCAGGCACTCCCCTACTTAATGGAATATCCTTATGAGTGTAATGAGCAGACCTTTTCTAGGTACTATGCCAATACGTTGGCAACTCATATTGCCAATTCCAATCCAAGAATTGAAGAAGTATTTCAACAATGGGCAAATACTGATGCTTTGTTAAGTAATCTGGAGAAGAATCAAGAACTGAAATCATTGCTCATTCAAGAAACCCCATGGTTGCGAGACGCCCAGTCCGAAAGTCAACAGAAAAAACGTATTGGGTTACTTTTCAATTTAAATAAAATGAAGAGCGAGCAAGAGATAGCTCTAAGAAAACTGGAAAACAATCAAATGTACTCTGGTGCTTGGCCTTGGTTTAACGGTGGCCGTGAAAACAGATACATTACCCAACATATTATTACCGGATTAGGTCATCTAAGACACCTGTCCGTTGCTGCAGATGACAAGGAACTGAGAATGATCAAGAAAGCGGTCCGTTACTTGGACAATGCCTTTGTAGAGGAATATAGGCAAATGAAAAAATATGCCACTGATCTGTCAAAAGACCATTTGAACGATACACAAATTCAGTACCTGTACATGAGAAGTTTTTTCGAGGATATTAAGACGTCAAAGCAGGTAGATGAAATCAGCACCTATTATTTAGGACAATCACGCAAGTATTGGACAAAAAGAAACCTTTACACCAAGGGAATGTTGGCCCTTGTTATGCAACGAAACGGAGATGAAAAAACAGCTACCAGAATATTACGTTCCCTGAAGGAGAATAGTATTGTATCCGATGAATTGGGCATGTACTGGAAAGAAAACACCAGTTCCTGGTATTGGTACCAAGCACCAATTGAAACGCAGGCATTACTTATCGAAGCTTTTTCTGAGATTGATGGTGACCTTACCACTATTGATAATTTAAAAATTTGGTTGTTAAAAAACAAGCAGACCAATCAATGGAAAACTACGAAAGCAACCACAGAAGCGGTTTATGCTTTACTCCTAAAAGGTAGCGACTGGCTATCGGTTACAGAAGCGGTCAGTGTTTTGGTCGGCGAGGAAAAAATAGCTCCTTCCAAATTAGAAAATGTAAAAATTGAAGCGGGTACCGGTTACTACAAAACGTCTTGGGCTGGCTCAGAAGTGGAATCCAAAATGGCCGAGGTACAGATTGCAAAAAAAGGTGAAGGTATTGCATGGGGTGCATTATACTGGCAATATTTTGAAGAATTGGACAAGATAACTTCTGCTGATACCCCGTTGCAGCTCAAAAAGAAATTATTCCTGAAAAAGAACACTGGCACAGGAGAAACAATTTCTGAAATCACCAAGTCAACTGAGTTGAAGGTGGGTGATCTGGTCCGTGTACGTATTGAATTGAAATCGGACAGAAATATGGAATTTCTACATATGAAAGATATGCGCGCCGCAGGTTTTGAACCCATAAATGTACTATCTCAATACAAATGGCAAGACGGCCTAGGCTATTACGAAAGCACCAAGGATGCGAGCACCAATTTCTTTTTTGACTACCTGCCCAAAGGCGTTTATGTTTTTGAATATGATGTGCGCGTGAACAACTCTGGAGATTTCAGCAACGGCATTACCTCAATACAAAGTATGTACGCGCCAGAGTTCAGCAGCCATAGCGAGGGTGTTCGTGTAAAGGTGACAAATGAATAA
- a CDS encoding carboxypeptidase-like regulatory domain-containing protein, translated as MSETALMNHFSSGEKKTCGRFKTSQLKSYKTNTTHHLPTNLFAKKLGMLSFSLLSLCVLNAVNAQDSKPQLPKNISQTSFNLNQSIVNPKLVQELTVRGTVLDEENLPLPGANVFLKGTNVGVSTDFDGKFEFPQVLEVGDILLFSYLGYETKAYIVPESTAGVLDITINFDFADVELMGEVDVEGVFSSKRTFFQKVADLFR; from the coding sequence ATGTCAGAAACAGCACTTATGAATCATTTTAGTAGTGGCGAGAAAAAGACGTGCGGACGTTTTAAGACCTCCCAACTCAAATCCTACAAAACCAACACGACCCATCATTTACCTACAAATCTATTCGCAAAAAAGCTGGGGATGCTAAGCTTTTCATTACTCTCTTTATGCGTGTTGAATGCTGTTAACGCGCAAGATAGCAAACCGCAATTACCGAAAAATATATCGCAAACCAGTTTCAATCTTAATCAAAGTATTGTCAACCCTAAATTGGTTCAAGAACTGACCGTAAGGGGAACCGTTCTAGATGAAGAAAACCTTCCTCTTCCCGGAGCTAATGTATTCTTAAAAGGAACCAATGTGGGTGTATCTACGGATTTTGACGGGAAATTTGAATTTCCACAAGTATTAGAAGTCGGTGATATTCTGCTTTTTAGTTATTTGGGTTACGAAACCAAAGCATATATAGTCCCGGAAAGTACCGCAGGAGTATTGGATATTACGATTAATTTTGATTTCGCAGATGTAGAACTAATGGGTGAAGTAGACGTAGAAGGTGTTTTTTCCTCTAAGAGAACCTTCTTCCAAAAAGTGGCAGATTTATTCCGATAA
- a CDS encoding ion transporter yields MRQYLKNIVELNDNAKSRYFAYFIQVLILVSIISFSFETVPDLEPRTRKLLRFIEIFCVVIFSVEYALRIYVADRKSKFIFSFYGIIDFLAILPFYLALGIDLRSLRALRFLRLFRIFKLMRYNRAIKHFSAAIMRAKEEILLFLFVTLILIYFSAVGIYYFENAAQPEHFSSIFDSLWWAIITLTTVGYGDVYPITVGGRVFTFFILMIGLGIVAIPTGIISSALTKSVDKTDED; encoded by the coding sequence ATGAGGCAGTATCTTAAAAATATCGTTGAATTGAACGATAACGCTAAAAGCAGGTATTTTGCTTATTTTATTCAGGTTTTAATACTGGTCTCCATTATTTCCTTTTCATTTGAAACGGTACCGGATTTAGAACCCCGGACAAGAAAACTACTGCGCTTTATAGAAATTTTCTGTGTGGTTATCTTTAGTGTTGAATACGCACTGCGTATCTATGTGGCCGATAGAAAAAGTAAGTTCATCTTTAGCTTCTATGGCATCATTGATTTCTTGGCCATACTTCCTTTTTACCTTGCGCTTGGGATAGACCTAAGGTCGCTGAGGGCGCTACGGTTTTTGAGACTTTTCAGAATTTTTAAGTTAATGCGTTATAATAGGGCAATCAAGCACTTCTCCGCCGCCATAATGAGGGCCAAGGAAGAAATCCTATTGTTCCTTTTCGTTACATTGATATTGATTTATTTTTCAGCCGTAGGCATTTATTATTTTGAAAATGCCGCGCAACCAGAACACTTTTCCTCCATTTTTGATAGTCTTTGGTGGGCGATCATTACGTTGACTACAGTAGGGTACGGAGATGTATATCCTATAACCGTGGGCGGTAGGGTATTTACCTTTTTTATCTTGATGATAGGCCTTGGAATCGTGGCGATTCCTACAGGTATTATATCATCCGCGCTTACAAAGTCGGTTGATAAAACTGATGAAGATTGA